The Rhodanobacteraceae bacterium DNA segment TGGGACAATCTGGCGGTCGGCGAGAGTACCTCGACCGAGACCACCAATCGCTGCAAGGACGGCCGCCTGATTCCAGTCGAGGTGCACTCACGCGCCTATTTCGATCACGATCAGAAGCTGATCGTGGCCATCGCCCGCAACATCAGCGAACGCCTGCATTCGGAGCGTGAACTGCGCGCTGGAGAGGAGCGCTACGCGGCCTTGCTGCAGGCCGTGGACAAGGGTGTGATCGTCCATGACGCCAAGGGCCGCATCGTGTCGATGAACGCCTCGGCTGAACGCATCCTCGGCATGGACACCGAAGCTTCCGGCGATCTGTCCAGGATCACCGAGTGGGATTTGTATGACGACAACGGCCAGGCGATCGAATGGTCCGCCAATCCGGTGCTGCAAGCGGTGCGCACAGGACAGCGGGTCGAATCCACGGTGCTCGGCCTGGTTGATCGCCGCACCGGGCATGGCCGTTGGGTGGCCATCAGCGTCGTGCCGCAGTTTCGCGAAGGTGAATCCCAGCCCTTCCAGTTGATTTCCCTGTTCAGCGACATCACCGAACTGAAGCGCACCGCAGAGCTCTTCGACCAGGTGCAGGCGCTGGCCCGGATCGGCGGCTGGACCGTGGATCTCAAGCAGCACACGCTGTACTGGACCGAAGCACTCTATCACCTGTTGGGACGCGACCCCGGCGCGGGCATCGGCCGCGACGGGCTGGCGGAGATGCTGGTGCCGGAGGACCGGCAACGATTCGAGAACGCCGTCCGTCGCTCTGCCGAAACCGGCGCAGCACTTGACACCGAAGTGCGGGTGGCACACCCCTCCAACCGCATCATGTGGGTGCGCGTGCTCGGTCATGTCCAGAGTCGCCGTGGCGTTCCCTACCAGATGTCCGGAACGGTGCAGGAGATCACGTCGCGCAAGCTGGAAGAGGAACGGCTGCGACGGCAGGCACAGACCGATCCCCTGACCGGCCTGCTCAACCGCGATACGATCCTGGCCGGCCTCAGCGCTGCGCTGGTCGGCAACACTGGGCAGGCAGGCCCGGCGCTGATGTACGTGGATCTGGATCGCTTCAAGGTGGTCAACGACCTGATCGGACACACCGCCGGAGATCGCTTGCTGGTCGCCGCTGCGCGGCGTCTGCTGGGCGTGCTCCCCGAAGGCATCAGTGCCGGTCGATTCGGGGGTGACGAGTTCCTTGTCCTGATGCCCAGCGCGACCTCGGAGGAAGAGGTTTGCGCCCTCGCCGAAACCATCAGCGCCGCATTCGCCAAGCCATTTGCGCATTCCGGCGAGGAGTTTGTCATCACGCCGTCGATAGGCATCGCCCGCTATCCGAATGATGGCCTGAACGCGCAGCAGCTGCTGAACCATGCCGATGTCGCCATGTACGAGGCCAAGCGCCGCGGTCGCAACACCTGGCAGATGTTTTCTCCAGCACTGGCCCTGCAGCTGAAGGAACGCCTGCTGATCGAGACCCAACTGCGCCGGGCCATCGAAAACGAGGAGTTCTATCTGTTGTACCAGCCCAAGATCGACATGCGCACCGGCTGCGTGGTCGGTGCTGAAGCATTGCTGCGATGGCGCAGCCGGGTGCTTGGCGATCTGGCGCCCGACACCTTCATCCCGATCGCCGAGACCTCCGGCGACATCGTCCGGATTGGCGCCTTCGTGTTGGAACAGGCCTGCATGCAATGGCGCCTGTGGCACGAGCGCGGACTGACCGTGGGCCATGTCGCAGTCAATGTCTCTTTCCGGCAGTTCCTGGGCGAGAGCTTCGAACGCAATGTGCGCCGAGTGCTTGAGGCCACGGGCGTGCCTGCGCATGCGCTGGAACTGGAAATGACCGAACGCGCGCTGATCGAGGATGCGCCCGCCACCGAGCAGACCCTGGCGCGCCTGCGTGATCTGGGCGTGGCGATCAGCATCGACGATTTTGGCGAGGGCTACAGTGCTCTCGGCTATCTGCGGCGACTGCCTATCGCCGGCATCAAGATCTCGCATAATTTCATGCACGGCATCCCCGGTCACGAGACCGACGCCAAACTCTGTCGCGCCATCCTGCAGATGGCCCAGGCCCTGGGTCTGTCGGTGGTCGCCGAAGGCGTGGAGACCGTCGAACAGCGGGATTTCCTGCTGGAACTGGGCGCCCGCTATGCGCAGGGCTTCTACTTCTCCAAGCCCCTGAACGCCACGGAATTCGAGCGTTTCGCGCGCGATCGCGAGTGTGCCATCTAGCCGTTTCCAGACGCGAAGACGGCGGCGGATGCGCTTTCGCTATACTCCCGCGGCTTTGTACCCTCTGGAGGTTCTGTGCCGGCCAAAAGCCAGCCCGACAAGACGCGTGGATTTCTGATTCCCATTGGCGGAGCCGAAGACAAGATCGGCGCGACCAAGATTCTCAAGCGCTTCGTCAAGCTCTGCGGCCGTCGGCCGACCATTGCCATCATTCCGACCGCGTCCAGACGCGAGGATGCCGGCATCAATTATCAGGAACTGTTCTCTGGCTTCGACGCAGCGCAGACGCCGATCCTGCGATTTGCCCGGCGTGAGGATTGCGAAGACGACGCTGCCCTGGACACGCTCAAGAACTGCGATGGCGTGTTCATCACCGGCGGCAATCAACTGCGCCTGTCGACCACCATCGGCGGCACTTCGGTGGCGCGACTGTTGCGTCGTCGCAATGCCGACGGCATGCCCATCGCCGGCACCTCTGCCGGGGCAGCGATCATGCCCTCGCACATGATCTCGGGGGGCGAGGAAGGCGCCACGCCGCACGCAGGCATGGTCAGCCTGGCGCCGGGCCTGGGGCTGGTCAACAAGATCATGATCGACCAACACTTTCGCCAACGCGACCGGATTGGCCGACTGCTGACCGCGCTGGCGCTCAACCCCTTCGCCGTCGCCTTGGGCATCGACGAGGACACAGCGGCCTTCATCGGTCCCGACAACGTCCTGGAAGTGGTGGGCAGCAGCACCGTGCTGGTGCTGGACCCGTCCGAAGTGCGCCATTCCAGTCTGGCTGAGGCCGAACACGGCGAACCGGTCAGCATCACCAATGTGCGCCTGCATATTCTGACGCCAGGCATGCGTTACGACATCAATGCCCGTAGCGTCGAGGACATCGAATGAGCCTGCTGATTCGCGCAATCACCGCCCAGGACGACCCAGCCGTCGCCGCCATCATCCGGACCGTCATGCCCGAATTCGGTGCCGACGGGCCGGGTTTTGCGATTCACGATCCCGAAGTCGCGGCGATGAGCGCGGCCTATGCGCGGGCGCGGCATCGCTACTTTGTCGTCGACATCGATGGCCAGGTTGTCGGCGGTGCCGGCATCGCGCCCTTGTCTGGCGCTGACGAGGACGTCTGCGAATTGCGCAAGATGTACTTCCTGCCCCAGGCGCGCGGCATCGGCGCCGGCGCCGCCATGATGCGTACCTGCCTGGACTTTGCCCGCGGCGCCGGCTTCAGCCGCTGCTATCTGGAAACCCTGACCGGTATGGACCAGGCCCAGGCCTTGTACGAGAAAGTGGGATTCCGGCAGATTTCGGCGGCCATGGGCGCCACCGGACACTTTGCCTGCAACCGGTTTTATCTGTTGAGCCTTTGACGGGGCACGGGGCACGGGGCACGGCACGGGGCACGGGGCACGGGAAAGGCTACGGGAATCGGGCTCTTGTGGGTCCAGACAAGTCTGGACCTACAGCACTCCATGAACCCATATCGTAAGTTATTGATTTGACGTCCACGTGGGCACAGCGCCGGCTTCATCCACCTGTAGGAGCGCCCTTGTGGCGCGACCGCTACTGTGGACCTGCGGCTTGGCGGTCGCGACGCGAGGTCGCTCCTACAGGCAGCTTGTGGTTCATGGCGCGAGGGCGCGAGGGCGCGAGGGCGCGAGGGCATGAAAGAGCAACGGCGCGCGTCGAACCAGCTTTTTCGTGCCCTCGCGCCCTCGCGCCCTCGA contains these protein-coding regions:
- a CDS encoding EAL domain-containing protein is translated as MSTQPPSLSRRSAVDQTARELLEWLSELRAKAAGDGLDSNDLAEIARRVGELLKIGRSAVSRYVGLFDAAADAITLIDRNGHIVDANLAAERMFGWSRQELRERSVYDLNPSLPANHIERIWDNLAVGESTSTETTNRCKDGRLIPVEVHSRAYFDHDQKLIVAIARNISERLHSERELRAGEERYAALLQAVDKGVIVHDAKGRIVSMNASAERILGMDTEASGDLSRITEWDLYDDNGQAIEWSANPVLQAVRTGQRVESTVLGLVDRRTGHGRWVAISVVPQFREGESQPFQLISLFSDITELKRTAELFDQVQALARIGGWTVDLKQHTLYWTEALYHLLGRDPGAGIGRDGLAEMLVPEDRQRFENAVRRSAETGAALDTEVRVAHPSNRIMWVRVLGHVQSRRGVPYQMSGTVQEITSRKLEEERLRRQAQTDPLTGLLNRDTILAGLSAALVGNTGQAGPALMYVDLDRFKVVNDLIGHTAGDRLLVAAARRLLGVLPEGISAGRFGGDEFLVLMPSATSEEEVCALAETISAAFAKPFAHSGEEFVITPSIGIARYPNDGLNAQQLLNHADVAMYEAKRRGRNTWQMFSPALALQLKERLLIETQLRRAIENEEFYLLYQPKIDMRTGCVVGAEALLRWRSRVLGDLAPDTFIPIAETSGDIVRIGAFVLEQACMQWRLWHERGLTVGHVAVNVSFRQFLGESFERNVRRVLEATGVPAHALELEMTERALIEDAPATEQTLARLRDLGVAISIDDFGEGYSALGYLRRLPIAGIKISHNFMHGIPGHETDAKLCRAILQMAQALGLSVVAEGVETVEQRDFLLELGARYAQGFYFSKPLNATEFERFARDRECAI
- a CDS encoding cyanophycinase: MGGAEDKIGATKILKRFVKLCGRRPTIAIIPTASRREDAGINYQELFSGFDAAQTPILRFARREDCEDDAALDTLKNCDGVFITGGNQLRLSTTIGGTSVARLLRRRNADGMPIAGTSAGAAIMPSHMISGGEEGATPHAGMVSLAPGLGLVNKIMIDQHFRQRDRIGRLLTALALNPFAVALGIDEDTAAFIGPDNVLEVVGSSTVLVLDPSEVRHSSLAEAEHGEPVSITNVRLHILTPGMRYDINARSVEDIE
- a CDS encoding GNAT family N-acetyltransferase, yielding MSLLIRAITAQDDPAVAAIIRTVMPEFGADGPGFAIHDPEVAAMSAAYARARHRYFVVDIDGQVVGGAGIAPLSGADEDVCELRKMYFLPQARGIGAGAAMMRTCLDFARGAGFSRCYLETLTGMDQAQALYEKVGFRQISAAMGATGHFACNRFYLLSL